The Vibrio marisflavi CECT 7928 region CGTGATGAAGTGACTGTTCTTGAGTCTGGCCTTCAATATGAAGTACTAACTGAAGGTACTGGTGAAATCCCGACTTCAGACAAGCAAGTTCGCGTACACTACCACGGTGAGCTAACTGACGGTACTGTATTTGATAGCTCAGTATCTCGCGGTCAACCTGCTGAGTTCCCAGTAACTGGCGTAATCAAAGGTTGGGTTGAAGCATTGCAACTGATGCCTGTTGGTTCTAAGTGGAAACTATACATCCCACACGATCTAGCATATGGTGAGCGCGGCGCAGGTGCTTCTATCCCTCCGTTTGCAGCTCTAGTATTTGAAGTTGAGCTTCTAGATATCCTATAAGCCTCAATATACGTATATTGATGTAAGAAAACGTCGCTTTATGCGGCGTTTTTTATTGTCTTCTAAGCAGAGACATTTAACTTTTATCGACGCGTAAAACGCAAAAAGCCGAGCATGACGCTCGGCTTTTAGTTCATACGAACTACTGATTACTCAGCTGCAGCTTCTTCAGCAACTTCTGGGCGATCTACAAGCTCAATGTAAGCCATTGGAGCTTTGTCACCAGCACGGAAGCCAGCTTTTAGGATACGAGTGTAACCGCCTTGGCGGCTAGCGAAACGTGGACCTAGTTCGTTAAATAGTTTTGCAACTACTTCGTTGTCACGAGTACGTGCAAATGCTAGACGACGGTTAGCAACGCTGTCAGTCTTAGCTAGTGTAATCAAAGGCTCAACTACGCGACGTAGCTCTTTGGCTTTTGGCAAAGTAGTCTTGATAACTTCATGACGTACTAGCGAGCTAGCCATATTGCTGAACATCGCTTTGCGATGACTGCTGTTGCGGTTGAGTTGACGACCACTCTTACGATGGCGCATGACCTAATCCTTCTAACTAGTATCGATTAATCTTCAGCGATAGACGCTGGTGGCCAATTTTCTAGGCGCATACCTAGAGACAAGCCACGTGATGCAAGTACGTCTTTAATCTCTGTAAGAGATTTCTTACCAAGGTTTGGAGTTTTTAATAGCTCAACCTCAGTACGCTGTACAAGATCACCGATGTAGTGAATCGCTTCTGCTTTCAGACAGTTAGCAGAGCGAACTGTTAGTTCAAGATCGTCTACAGGACGCAATAGGATTGGATCGAATTCAGGCTTCTCTTCCTTCTCCTCAGGAACTCGTACATCACGTAGATCTACGAATGCATCCAACTGCTCAGCTAGGATTGTAGCTGCGCGACGGATAGCTTCCTCAGGTTCAAGAGTGCCGTTCGTTTCCATATCGATAACAAGCTTGTCCAAGTCAGTACGTTGCTCAACACGTGCCGCTTCAACCGAGTAAGCAATTTTGTCTACTGGGCTGTAAGTTGCATCTACAAGCAAACGACCAATTGGGCGCTCATCTTCTTCAGTATGGATACGAGCTGAAGCTGGAACATAACCACGACCACGTTCTACTTTAATACGCATTGCGATTTCAGCATTGTCATCCGTTAGGTGACAAATAACGTGTTCAGGGTTAGCGATCTCCACATCACCATCATGGGTGATGTCACCTGCAACAACAGGGCCCGAGCCTGATTTGTTCAACGTAATAAACACTTCATCTTTGCCTTCGGCAACGCGAACAGCCAAACCTTTAAGGTTTAGAAGAATTTCAAGAATATCTTCCTGAACGCCTTCTTTAGTGCTGTATTCGTGTAATACGCCATCAATCTCTACTTCTGTTACCGCACAACCCGGCATAGACGATAGAAGAATGCGGCGAAGTGCATTACCAAGAGTATGGCCGAAACCACGCTCTAATGGCTCAAGAGTTACTTTTGCGTGTGTCGTGTTGATTTGTTCGATATCAACCAGACGTGGCTTAAGAAATTCTGTTACAGAACCCTGCATTGTGTCCTCTCTTTAGTTTAAACCTTACTTAGAGTAAAGCTCGACGATCAATTGTTCGTTGATGTCGGCTGATAGGTCTGAACGCTCAGGCATACGCTTGAATGTACCTTCCATTTTACCGGCATCTACTTCAATCCAAGTTGGTTTTTCGCGTTGTTCAGCAACTTCTAGAGCCGCTTTAATGCGAGATTGCGTTTTAGCTTTCTCACGAATAGATACAACGTCGTTAGCCGTAACTTTGAAAGAAGGAACGTTTACAACTTTACCGTTTACTAGTATAGCCTTGTGGCTAACTAATTGACGTGCTTCAGCGCGTGTTGCACCAAAACCCATGCGGTAAACTACGTTATCTAGACGACCTTCAAGAAGTTGCAGCAAGTTTTCACCTGTGTTGCCTTTAAGGCGTGCAGCATCTTTGTAGTAGTTACGGAATTGTTTTTCTAGAACGCCGTACATACGACGAACTTTTTGCTTCTCGCGAAGCTGAACGCCATACTCAGATAGACGACCGCGACGAGCGCCGTGTACACCTGGTGCGTTATCAATTTTACACTTGGTATCGATCGCGCGAACACCAGACTTAAGGAATAAGTCAGTGCCTTCACGACGGCTAAGCTTCAGCTTAGGACCCAAATATCTTGCCATGATCTTTCTCCAATATTCCTAGAAACGTTATACGCGACGTTTCTTAGGTGGACGACAACCGTTATGAGGGATTGGTGTCGCATCAACAATGTTAGTGATACGGAAACCAGCAGCGTTCAGTGCACGAACAGTAGATTCGCGACCTGGACCTGGACCCTTAACCATAACCTCTAGGTTCTTTAGGCCATATTCTTTAGCCATTTCTGCACAACGCTCTGCAGCAACCTGTGCAGCGAACGGAGTAGATTTACGAGAACCACGGAAACCAGAACCACCAGCAGTAGCCCATGCAAGAGCATTACCTTGACGGTCTGTGATAGTTACGATTGTGTTATTGAAAGATGCATGAATGTGCGCAACGCCATCAGCAACTTGCTTGCGTACGCGCTTACGAGCGCGTGTTGGTTGTTTAGCCATTGTACTCTACCTTCCCGATTATTTCTTGATCGGCTTACGCGGACCCTTACGGGTGCGAGCGTTGGTTTTAGTACGCTGTCCACGTAGTGGTAGACTGCGACGATGACGAAGACCACGGTAACAGCCAAGGTCCATAAGACGCTTGATGTTCATTGATACTTCACGACGTAGATCACCTTCTACAGTGTACTTAGCTACACCATCACGCAGTTGATCAATCTGCTCTTCAGTTAGTTCACTGATCTTTGCATTTTCAGCAATACCCACTTCAGCTAGGATAGCTTGAGAACGAGTTTTACCGATACCGTAGATTGCAGTTAATGCAATTACAGCATGCTTTTGATCAGGAATGTTAATGCCTGCTATACGGGCCACTATTCACTCCTAGTACTTAAATAAGAAATTATCCGCAGCAAAGCCCGTCGAGGATACGCTGCGGCATACTACTTCTTTTGCACGCAAAAGGTAGGCCGAGGAATATACGCGACACTACCTTATATTTCAAGTAAAAATTTCTGCTAATTAGCCTTGGCGCTGTTTGTGCTTTGGCTCACTGCAAATCACGCGAACAACACCGTTGCGCTTGATGATTTTACAGTTACGGCAGATTTTTTTAACGGAAGCACGAACTTTCATTGCTAAACTCCGTAATAGAAATCTGTAACTAAAGTCGAATTAACGACCGTAGCCTTTCAGATTCGCTTTCTTCAACACAGAATCATACTGTTGTGACATCAGATGAGTCTGTACCTGTGCCATAAAGTCCATGATAACAACCACTACGATTAGTAGTGATGTACCGCCAAAATAGAAACGTACGTTCCAAGCGATCATCATGAACTGTGGAATCAGACAGATAAAGGTAATATATAGAGCACCCGCGAGAGTTAGTCTAGTCATTACTTTATCAATATATTTCGCTGTCTGCTCACCTGGGCGGATGCCGGGTACGAATGCACCAGACTTCTTCAAGTTATCTGCTGTTTCACGCGGGTTGAAAACCAACGCCGTGTAGAAGAAACAGAAGAAAATAATTGCAGCTGCATAAAGCATTACGTAAAGCGGCTGACCTGGACTTAGTGCCAAAGACACGTCCGTCAACCAACCAAACATAGGGCTTTGGCCGTTTTGGCCGAACCACTGTGCAATTGTTCCTGGGAACAAAATAATGCTCGATGCGAAAATTGCTGGAATTACGCCTGCCATGTTTATCTTCAGTGGCAAGTGAGTACTTTGTGCAGCAAATACTTTGCGACCTTGTTGACGCTTCGCATAGTTAACGACGATACGACGTTGACCACGCTCCATGAAAACAACAAAGTAAATAACTGCAAAAGCTAATACAGCAATTAACAGCAGAAGAAGTACGTTCAATTCACCTTGACGCGCTTGCTCAATTGTTTGACCGATTGCATTAGGCAATCCAGCAACAATACCTGCAAAAATTAGTATCGAGATACCGTTACCAATTCCTCGCTCTGTAATCTGTTCACCTAACCACATTAGGAACATGGTGCCGGTTACTAAACTTACGGTTGCAATTAGCGTGAACATGGTTTGGTTGATAACAACCAGATTGTGGACCATGTGCGGTAGGCCAGTTGCGATACCTATAGCTTGGAATATTGCAAGTACAAGCGTGCCATAACGCGTATATTGGGTAATCTTACGACGCCCTGCTTCGCCCTCTTTCTTGAGCTCAGCTAACGCTGGATGAACTACAGTTAGCAATTGGACAACAATCGAAGCCGAAATATACGGCATGATGCCCAATGCTAATATAGATGCACGCTCTAATGCACCACCGGAGAACATGTTAAACATTTCAACGATGGTACCTTTTTGCTGTTCGAACAAATTGGCAAGTACAGCTGCGTCAATACCAGGGATCGGCACAAAAGAGCCTGCTCGGAACACGATAAGCGCACCAATTACAAATAATAAGCGCGACTTCAGTTCACTTAAGCCGCTCTGAGCACTACGAAAATCTTTTCCTGGTTTCTTAGCCATCTGTACCTCGTTCCTCGAGATTATTCCTCGATTTTACCGCCTGCAGTTTCGATTGCAGCTTTAGCGCCTTTAGTTACGCGCAGACCTTTTACAGTCACAGCTTTGTTGATTTCACCAGAAAGAACGATCTTAACGAATTCGATATTCTTAGTGATAACGTTAGCTGCTTTTAAGCTGTTCAAGTCCACTACGTCACCAGTTACTTTCGCTAGCTCAGCTAGACGAACTTCAGCAGACACTAGGCTCTTACGAGAAGTGAAACCGAATTTTGGTAGACGTTGTTTTAGAGGCATTTGACCGCCTTCAAAACCTGGACGAACGCTTCCACCTGAACGTGACTTTTGACCTTTGTGACCGCGGCCACCTGTTTTACCAAGGCCAGAACCGATACCACGACCTACACGCTTCTTAGAAGGTTTAGAGCCCGCAGCCGGTGATAGAGTATTCAAACGCATTCTGATTACTCCTCAATTTTAACCATGTAGTTAACCTTGTTGATCATTCCGCGAACACACGGAGTATCTTCAAGTTCAACTGTATGGTTGATTTTACGAAGGCCTAAACCTTTCAAGCACGCTTTGTGCTTAGGTAGGCGGCCAATTGAGCTTTTAGTTTGAGTAACTTTAATAGTTGCCATGGTTCTTACTCCGAAATAGATTCAACAGTTAGACCACGTTTAGCAGCAACCATTTCTGGCGACTTCATGCTACCTAGTGCATCGATCGTTGCACGAACGATGTTGATAGGGTTCGTAGAACCGTATGCTTTAGATAGTACGTTATGTACACCAGCTACTTCTAGTACTGCACGCATCGCACCACCTGCGATAACACCAGTACCTTCTGCAGCAGGCTGCATGTAAACTTTAGAGCCCGAGTGACGACCTTTCACCGGGTGGTGAAGAGTGCCTTCGTTCAAAGCGATCGTAGTCATGTTACGACGCGCTTTTTCCATTGCTTTTTGGATCGCAGCAGGTACTTCACGGGCTTTACCGTAACCGAAACCTACACGACCGTTACCGTCACCAACTACTGTTAGTGCAGTGAAGCTCATGATTCGACCACCTTTAACCGTCTTAGATACACGGTTAACAGCGATTAGCTTTTCTTGCAAATCACTCGCTTGTTGTTGTTCTTTAGCCATCGATCAACCCTACCTTAGAATTTCAGACCAGCTTCGCGAGCAGTATCTGCTAGCGCCGCTACTCGACCGTGGTATTGGAAACCAGAACGATCAAATGCAACAGTAGAAACGCCTTTTTCAAGAGCGCGCTCAGCGATAGCTTTACCTACTGCTTTAGCTGCATCGATGTTACCAGTGTTCTTCACTTGCTCACGGATCGCTTTTTCTACAGTAGAAGCTGATGCGATAACCTCAGAGCCATTTGATGCAATAACCTGTGCGTACACGTGACGAGGAGTACGGTGTACTACTAGGCGAGTTGCACCAAGTTCTGCAATCTTACGACGTGCGCGTGTAGCACGACGGATGCGAGATGCTTTCTTATCCATAGTGTTACCTTACTTCTTCTTAGCTTCTTTAGTACGCACGATTTCATCGGCGTAACGGATACCTTTACCTTTATACGGCTCAGGCTCACGGTAAGAACGAATGTCAGCCGCAACTTGACCAACTAATTGCTTGTCACAACCAGTTAGTACGATTTCAGTTTGGCTTGGGCATTCAGCTTTGATTCCCTCTGGTAGAGCGTGCTCTACTGGGTGAGAGAAACCTAGTGTTAGACCTACAGCTTTGCCTTTCATAGCAGCACGGTAACCAACACCTTTAAGCACTAATTTCTTAGTGAAGCCTTCAGTAACACCAACAACCATGTTGTTAACTAGTGCACGAGCAGTACCTGCTTGAGCCCAAGCGTTAGCAACACCTTCTTTAGGACCGAAAGTAAGGTTGTTTTCTTCCTGTGCAATCACAACCGCGTTGTTTAGTACGCGAGTTAATTCGCCTTTAGCGCCTTTAACTGTGACTTCTTGGCCGTTTAGTTTCACCTCTACGCCAGCTGGAATAGCGACAGGTGCTTTAGCAACACGAGACATATTCTACTCCTATTACGCTACGTAGCAGATGATTTCACCACCAAGACCGGCTTTACGCGCAGCACGGTCTGACATAAGACCCTTGGAAGTGGATACTACAGCAATACCAAGTCCGCCCATCACGTTTGGTAGCGAGTCTTTGTTCTTGTAAACTCGTAGACCAGGACGTGAAACACGTTTGATTTGCTCTATTACTGGTTTAGCTTGGAAGTACTTAAGAGTAACTTCTAGCTCAGGTTTTGCTTCGCCTTCAACAGCGAAGTCAACGATGTAACCTTCAGCTTTTAGTAGTGCAGCAATTGCAACTTTAAGCTTTGAAGAAGGCATTTTAACAGCAACTTTGTTTGCTGCCTGACCGTTACGAATACGGGTCAGCATATCCGAAATCGGATCTTGCATGCTCATATGATTTACTCCAAATGATTAAGTGGCAATTACCAGCTAGCCTTACGAAGTCCAGGAATCTCGCCTTTCATGCAAGCTTCGCGAACTTTGATACGGCTTAGACCGAACTTACGTAGGTAACCGTGTGGACGACCAGTTTGGTTACAACGGTTGCGCTGACGTGATGCACTTGAATCACGTGGAAGAGCTTGCAGTTTAAGAACTGCGTTCCAACGATCTTCTTCAGATGCGTTTACATCGCTGATGATAGCTTTTAGTGCTGCACGCTTTTCAGCGTATTTAGCAACTAGCTTTGCACGTTTTACGTCACGTGCTTTCATTGATTGTTTAGCCATAACAGTAACCCTTCACCTTACTTACGGAATGGGAAGTTAAAGGCAGCCAGCAGAGCACGGCCTTCCTCATCGGACGCAGCAGTTGTCGTGATAGTAATATCAAGACCGCGTACACGATCGACTTTATCGTAGTCGATCTCCGGGAAGATGATTTGCTCGCGAACGCCCATGCTGTAGTTACCGCGTCCGTCAAAAGACTTAGCGCTAACACCACGGAAATCACGTACACGTGGAAGAGCAATAGAGATTAAACGCTCTAGGAACTCCCACATACGTTCGCCACGTAAGGTTACTTTACAACCAATTGGGTAGCCTTCACGAATTTTGAAACCTGCAACAGATTTACGCGCTTTAGTGATAAGTGGCTTCTGACCAGAGATCATTGCCATATCAGATGCTGCGTTTTCTAGCAGTTTCTTATCGTTGATTGCTTCACCAACGCCCATGTTTAGGGTGATTTTCTCAATCCTAGGGACTTGCATGACGCTTGTGTAGCTGAACTCTTTGGCAAGCTCAGCGACTACAGACGACTTGTAGTAATCATGCAGTTTCGCCATAGTAGAACTCCAAATTACTTCTATTAGTTAGAAACGGTTTCGCCGTTAGACTTGAAGAAACGAACTTTCTTGCCGTCTTCAATACGGAAACCGATGCGGTCTGCTTTACCAGTAGCTGCGTTGTAGATTGCAACGTTAGAAGCATCAATAGCTGCTTCTTGTTCAACGATGCCACCTTGTTGGTTCAGAGCCGGAACAGGCTTCTGATGCTTCTTAACAAGGTTGATACCTTCAACGATAACTTTACCGGTTGCTAGAACCTTAGTTACTTTACCTTTCTTGCCTTTGTCTTTACCGGCAAGAACGATTACTTCGTCATTACGACGGATCTTAGCTGCCATTTCTCGTGCCTCTTACAGAACTTCTGGAGCCAGTGAAACAATCTTCATGAATTTCGCGTTACGAAGTTCACGAGTCACTGGACCAAAGATACGTGTACCGACTGGTTGCTCAGTATTGTCATTCAACAATACGCAAGCATTACGGTCGAAGCGAATGACAGAACCGTCTGGACGACGTACGCCTTTACGGGTGCGAACTACAACCGCCTTCAGAACATCACCTTTCTTAACTTTACCGCGAGGAATTGCTTCCTTAACAGTAACTTTAATGATGTCTCCGATATGTGCATAACGGCGGTGAGAGCCACCCAGAACCTTAATACACATTACTCTACGAGCGCCGGAGTTATCCGCAGCGTCGAGTGTACTTTGCATTTGGATCATTGTTAGTGCTCCGCTAAATATTAAAAACTAGACCCTCTCGGGTCGGGCTGCCTCTTTAAAGGGACGCGAATTGTACCACCCTTTCTTTCAATTGGGTAGCCAAAAAATAAACGGCTCCAAAAAAAATTTGGAGCCGCTTTATTTTCATAGAAAAAACTAGATTACATCTTCGCTTTTTCTAGAACTTTTACCAGTGTCCAGCACTTAGTCTTAGACATTGGACGACACTCTGCGATTTCAACTGCGTCGCCTAGGCCACACTCGTTGTTTTCGTCATGTGCGTGTACTTTAGTCGTGCGCTTTACGAATTTACCGTAAATTGGGTGTTTAACCATGCGCTCGATAGCAACAGTGATAGACTTTTCGCCTTTGTTGCTAACAACACGACCTTGTTGAGTACGTTTTACTTCGCTCATTATGCGCCTGCCTTCTCAGTCAAAACAGTTTTCACACGTGCGATATTACGGCGTACAGCTTTTAGAGTATGAGTTTGCTGTAGTTGACCAGTTGCAGCTTGCATGCGCAAGTTGAACTGTTCACGTAGCAACTCAATTAGCTCTGCATTAAGCTCTTCAACGCTTTTTTCGCGTAGATCTTGTGCTTTCATCACATCACCTGCTTAGTTACAAATGTAGTTTTGAAAGGCAGTTTACGTGCCGCTAGGCGGAACGCTTCACGTGCCAATTCTTCAGGTACACCGTCCATTTCGTACATAACCTTACCAGGTTGGATTTGGGCTACCCAGTACTCAACGTTACCTTTACCCTTACCTTGACGAACTTCAAGTGGCTTTTCTGTGATAGGTTTGTCTGGGAACACACGGATCCAGATTTTACCTTGACGCTTAACGTGACGAGTCATCGCACGACGAGCCGCTTCGATCTGACGAGCAGTTAGACGGCCACGGCCGACTGCTTTAAGACCAAATGTGCCGAAGCTTACGTCAGTACCTTTAGCAAGACCACGGTTACGACCTGTTTGAACCTTACGGAACTTAGTACGTTTAGGTTGTAGCATCTGTCGACTCCTTACTTACGGCCTTTACGCTGCTTCTTAGGCTTGTCGCCTTTTGGCTCTACTGCGTTAGCAGCTGGCATACCGCCTAGGATCTCACCTTTGAAGATCCAAACTTTAATGCCGATCACACCATATTGAGTGTGAGCCGAAGAAGTTGCGTAATCAATGTCTGCACGTAGTGTATGTAGAGGCACACGACCTTCACGATACCACTCAGAACGTGCAATTTCAGCACCGCCTAGACGGCCGCCTACTTGCACTTT contains the following coding sequences:
- the rpmC gene encoding 50S ribosomal protein L29; protein product: MKAQDLREKSVEELNAELIELLREQFNLRMQAATGQLQQTHTLKAVRRNIARVKTVLTEKAGA
- the rplF gene encoding 50S ribosomal protein L6, giving the protein MSRVAKAPVAIPAGVEVKLNGQEVTVKGAKGELTRVLNNAVVIAQEENNLTFGPKEGVANAWAQAGTARALVNNMVVGVTEGFTKKLVLKGVGYRAAMKGKAVGLTLGFSHPVEHALPEGIKAECPSQTEIVLTGCDKQLVGQVAADIRSYREPEPYKGKGIRYADEIVRTKEAKKK
- the rplE gene encoding 50S ribosomal protein L5, whose product is MAKLHDYYKSSVVAELAKEFSYTSVMQVPRIEKITLNMGVGEAINDKKLLENAASDMAMISGQKPLITKARKSVAGFKIREGYPIGCKVTLRGERMWEFLERLISIALPRVRDFRGVSAKSFDGRGNYSMGVREQIIFPEIDYDKVDRVRGLDITITTTAASDEEGRALLAAFNFPFRK
- the rplQ gene encoding 50S ribosomal protein L17 gives rise to the protein MRHRKSGRQLNRNSSHRKAMFSNMASSLVRHEVIKTTLPKAKELRRVVEPLITLAKTDSVANRRLAFARTRDNEVVAKLFNELGPRFASRQGGYTRILKAGFRAGDKAPMAYIELVDRPEVAEEAAAE
- a CDS encoding DNA-directed RNA polymerase subunit alpha, encoding MQGSVTEFLKPRLVDIEQINTTHAKVTLEPLERGFGHTLGNALRRILLSSMPGCAVTEVEIDGVLHEYSTKEGVQEDILEILLNLKGLAVRVAEGKDEVFITLNKSGSGPVVAGDITHDGDVEIANPEHVICHLTDDNAEIAMRIKVERGRGYVPASARIHTEEDERPIGRLLVDATYSPVDKIAYSVEAARVEQRTDLDKLVIDMETNGTLEPEEAIRRAATILAEQLDAFVDLRDVRVPEEKEEKPEFDPILLRPVDDLELTVRSANCLKAEAIHYIGDLVQRTEVELLKTPNLGKKSLTEIKDVLASRGLSLGMRLENWPPASIAED
- the rplR gene encoding 50S ribosomal protein L18, with the protein product MDKKASRIRRATRARRKIAELGATRLVVHRTPRHVYAQVIASNGSEVIASASTVEKAIREQVKNTGNIDAAKAVGKAIAERALEKGVSTVAFDRSGFQYHGRVAALADTAREAGLKF
- the rpmD gene encoding 50S ribosomal protein L30; this encodes MATIKVTQTKSSIGRLPKHKACLKGLGLRKINHTVELEDTPCVRGMINKVNYMVKIEE
- a CDS encoding FKBP-type peptidyl-prolyl cis-trans isomerase, which translates into the protein MSDVKFETVEQKASYGIGLQMGQQLAGSGLEGLNVDAIAAGIATALTGDAPAIEVDEINKALQEIQTRAEAVRQEAAKAAAADGEAFLKDNALRDEVTVLESGLQYEVLTEGTGEIPTSDKQVRVHYHGELTDGTVFDSSVSRGQPAEFPVTGVIKGWVEALQLMPVGSKWKLYIPHDLAYGERGAGASIPPFAALVFEVELLDIL
- the rpsK gene encoding 30S ribosomal protein S11; amino-acid sequence: MAKQPTRARKRVRKQVADGVAHIHASFNNTIVTITDRQGNALAWATAGGSGFRGSRKSTPFAAQVAAERCAEMAKEYGLKNLEVMVKGPGPGRESTVRALNAAGFRITNIVDATPIPHNGCRPPKKRRV
- the rpsD gene encoding 30S ribosomal protein S4, with amino-acid sequence MARYLGPKLKLSRREGTDLFLKSGVRAIDTKCKIDNAPGVHGARRGRLSEYGVQLREKQKVRRMYGVLEKQFRNYYKDAARLKGNTGENLLQLLEGRLDNVVYRMGFGATRAEARQLVSHKAILVNGKVVNVPSFKVTANDVVSIREKAKTQSRIKAALEVAEQREKPTWIEVDAGKMEGTFKRMPERSDLSADINEQLIVELYSK
- the rplP gene encoding 50S ribosomal protein L16, which encodes MLQPKRTKFRKVQTGRNRGLAKGTDVSFGTFGLKAVGRGRLTARQIEAARRAMTRHVKRQGKIWIRVFPDKPITEKPLEVRQGKGKGNVEYWVAQIQPGKVMYEMDGVPEELAREAFRLAARKLPFKTTFVTKQVM
- the rpsE gene encoding 30S ribosomal protein S5 produces the protein MAKEQQQASDLQEKLIAVNRVSKTVKGGRIMSFTALTVVGDGNGRVGFGYGKAREVPAAIQKAMEKARRNMTTIALNEGTLHHPVKGRHSGSKVYMQPAAEGTGVIAGGAMRAVLEVAGVHNVLSKAYGSTNPINIVRATIDALGSMKSPEMVAAKRGLTVESISE
- the rplX gene encoding 50S ribosomal protein L24 is translated as MAAKIRRNDEVIVLAGKDKGKKGKVTKVLATGKVIVEGINLVKKHQKPVPALNQQGGIVEQEAAIDASNVAIYNAATGKADRIGFRIEDGKKVRFFKSNGETVSN
- the rplO gene encoding 50S ribosomal protein L15, which produces MRLNTLSPAAGSKPSKKRVGRGIGSGLGKTGGRGHKGQKSRSGGSVRPGFEGGQMPLKQRLPKFGFTSRKSLVSAEVRLAELAKVTGDVVDLNSLKAANVITKNIEFVKIVLSGEINKAVTVKGLRVTKGAKAAIETAGGKIEE
- the secY gene encoding preprotein translocase subunit SecY; the protein is MAKKPGKDFRSAQSGLSELKSRLLFVIGALIVFRAGSFVPIPGIDAAVLANLFEQQKGTIVEMFNMFSGGALERASILALGIMPYISASIVVQLLTVVHPALAELKKEGEAGRRKITQYTRYGTLVLAIFQAIGIATGLPHMVHNLVVINQTMFTLIATVSLVTGTMFLMWLGEQITERGIGNGISILIFAGIVAGLPNAIGQTIEQARQGELNVLLLLLIAVLAFAVIYFVVFMERGQRRIVVNYAKRQQGRKVFAAQSTHLPLKINMAGVIPAIFASSIILFPGTIAQWFGQNGQSPMFGWLTDVSLALSPGQPLYVMLYAAAIIFFCFFYTALVFNPRETADNLKKSGAFVPGIRPGEQTAKYIDKVMTRLTLAGALYITFICLIPQFMMIAWNVRFYFGGTSLLIVVVVIMDFMAQVQTHLMSQQYDSVLKKANLKGYGR
- the rpsM gene encoding 30S ribosomal protein S13; the encoded protein is MARIAGINIPDQKHAVIALTAIYGIGKTRSQAILAEVGIAENAKISELTEEQIDQLRDGVAKYTVEGDLRREVSMNIKRLMDLGCYRGLRHRRSLPLRGQRTKTNARTRKGPRKPIKK
- the rpsN gene encoding 30S ribosomal protein S14 — its product is MAKQSMKARDVKRAKLVAKYAEKRAALKAIISDVNASEEDRWNAVLKLQALPRDSSASRQRNRCNQTGRPHGYLRKFGLSRIKVREACMKGEIPGLRKASW
- the rplN gene encoding 50S ribosomal protein L14; amino-acid sequence: MIQMQSTLDAADNSGARRVMCIKVLGGSHRRYAHIGDIIKVTVKEAIPRGKVKKGDVLKAVVVRTRKGVRRPDGSVIRFDRNACVLLNDNTEQPVGTRIFGPVTRELRNAKFMKIVSLAPEVL
- the rpmJ gene encoding 50S ribosomal protein L36, producing the protein MKVRASVKKICRNCKIIKRNGVVRVICSEPKHKQRQG
- the rpsQ gene encoding 30S ribosomal protein S17, with the translated sequence MSEVKRTQQGRVVSNKGEKSITVAIERMVKHPIYGKFVKRTTKVHAHDENNECGLGDAVEIAECRPMSKTKCWTLVKVLEKAKM
- the rpsH gene encoding 30S ribosomal protein S8; translation: MSMQDPISDMLTRIRNGQAANKVAVKMPSSKLKVAIAALLKAEGYIVDFAVEGEAKPELEVTLKYFQAKPVIEQIKRVSRPGLRVYKNKDSLPNVMGGLGIAVVSTSKGLMSDRAARKAGLGGEIICYVA